TGAGCTATAGCCTTAATAAAGCAaaattgtgctgctgctgctgctgctgctgcttgtatcTCTAGAGAGGAGATGGCCTTCGTCCTTAAAGACAGTCTGGGAGGCAGATGCTCACGAAAGAATTAAGCCGAGAATGTCCTAATGATAGGGGAAATTGAAACCATAAGGCTGAGCTCAGTGGAAAGTATATCAAATTAAAGTTTCTAGTACTTGTAAGCCTTTATTTATATGAGTCTCTTATCTCAAAGGGATCTGCCAAATTAGAAAAAGCGGAAATACTGCAAATGACAGTGGATCATCTGAAGATGCTGCAGGCGACGGGAGGGAAAGGTAAGGAGCCGACAGTTTCTTTTCTAATATTGGGGGAAATCTCAGCAAAAAAAAGCGCTTTGAGGAGCCGTGATAGGCGTTTCCAGATTAAAGGAGTGGAAATCAATGCTAATGGCAGGATTGAACTCGTGGGAAAGAACTACTGGGACAAAAGAAGCACTTGACCCTGGGCTTGTGTTTGCTTTCATAACACTGTGGGAGTAAAGGCTTCATTCACAGGCAGCCCAGTCAgagatttgtttggggtttccAAAGAGCACTGAAATCTGCACAGGGAgacaaaacaaatacacaaacacCAAACATAAACAGGAGGTTTGTGGCAACAATTGTGTAGCACAAAACCGATGCTAAACCTCATTATCCAGCAGCTATACCGAAGGAAGTGGATGGAGAGGAACTTTCATTattgtttatgtattttctttgttctgGAAAGACTTTTAAATGCCAGGTTAGACCGTCTCGTTCACCAGAACAAAACCCGgtcttgctctctgcagctccagGTACCTGATAAAGCAGGCAGGCGGACGGCTAGCAGCGCTCCCTGCGCTCACGTGTATATGCTATATTTGTGTGTCAGAGGACATGTATATGCTATATTTGTGTGTCAGAGGACGTGTATATGCTATATTCGTGTGTCAGAGGTCTGGGCAGCTCCCTGGTAGTGGGTGCTGATGTGACGCAGGGGCTCTGCTGGCTGACCCAGTAGCTCAGCCGGCTGCCGGGAGTCGAGCGTCCCTCGCTTGTGCAAGCTGACAGTCCCGAGGCTGGAGGCCAAATGATTTCAGCCACCCACGAGGTATTCTGTATAGTCATGATTTGGGAACTTGATTGGAGCGACAAACTTCCTGGCCTCCTGTAAGCAGGGTCCCACATCCCGTGCCATCGACCGCGGTGATGGTTCAAACTGGTGCAATGGAAACCGGCCCATTTTTCATTGAGCCATTCTGCCATCTAGGTAAAGGCTAGAAAAGAGGCGGCTGctgctctctcttcctttttcagtTAAACTCGGAAGTTTTCAGCCCGTGACTGAATTACTGCTCCTCTCTGTACCTTAcagcaaatacagaattcaaCTTACAATCAGTGCATGCTTAAGAACAAATGGTTATAGGAAAGGCTGGTATTCCGCTATTTGTGAAAATTAACACCAAGCTGACGTATATGTATTTTCTAGGTGTTAAgaggcttttgctaggagtccaTTTAAGCTTAAAATCTATGGGTAACTTGTTCTACAAGAGGTGAAAGAAATTTTATTGCCCTTCATATAGCAGATGCCTCGATTCCTCAGAAAatgtgcaaaatttaaaaaaaaaaaaaaagttaattttaatgtCTAAAAACGTTGTTTAAAAAGCACTATTTAGGCGGTAAAGCTACGCTCTCAAAAGTTACCCAGCGCCAGAATGAACCATGCTCGTGGGGTTTGAATTCAGATCCTCCGTGCGTGATGGTGCCGTCTTTCACTGCGCGGGCGCGGGCTGGCCTTCCGCAGGCTCCATCTTCCTTGGTGCAACGGGGCGAACGACGTCTCAGCTGCTGAGGGGAGCGGCGGTTGTTTTCCCTTCATCCTCCCCGCGTACGACGTGCGGCTCAGCTATCCCAACCTGACCCCGCTTCCCGCTGCGCGTCgttcctctgcagcagctcccaCCCCTCTGATGTCGGCACCCACAGTGGGAGGACCGGGAGGCAAACCCGATGGGGGGGCATAATTGAACAGGAACCCTCCTTTCCCTGCTTCCTCACCCCAAAAAAGTACGTGGGGGATTATTTTACAACTGGGTCAGGGTGGGTGGCCCAGCTAGCGGGGCAGAGGACGAAGTGCCCGGGATGGGAGCTGCCGGGCGGAGAGGGGTGCCGGCAGAGCCCCAGGCTCCGGGTAATGGGATTTTGTTAGCGGTCCCAGGTCCTGCGGTCTCTTCCTTGGTCCGTCACTGCCACCAcggctctccctgccctggctgaCACCGGCGTGCCTGCGGCTGCCGGAGGGCAATGAGGGGAAGGACGAAGTGTCGGGGTGCGGGGAGAGGCGATGCTGGCTTGTACCCACAGCCGCCTTCCACACCACGGTCCGTAGCGGGCGGCGCATCAGTATAATAGCCATATAATACTGTGACTTCATCTTCTCCTTCCGACCCAGTAATCTCACTGCATGGATTAagaaattttaaggaaaagaggTTTGCGAGTTAGTACCGGGCAAAGCGTAAGCCCGCGTTTCCCGCTTGCTTAATGTTTTACTTTGCAACCTAAGTAACagctttaaatataatttcttaagGTGTTTTTAAGGcagatgtttgttttatttgcaagtgTAGTTATTCCCACTTTGTAACTCGTCTTCCAAGCCAGAAACTTTTTTGGATCAGCAAAAAAATGAGTTCCATCATTTTTCCTATGGACAAAAGCTATTATTGCAGCAGGGAGAAATGTGTCCTTATACCCTTATGCTTCCCCGCACTGAGGGCTGGGGAGagctcatcctcttcctcctcacgcAGAAATGGAGGACACCCATGACAGGGAATGCCAGGGCTGGGCAAACTGGAGTGAAGTCGGCCACTGCTCAGCGTGCTGAGCCCGAGGTCAGCACGGTGGAAGAAAAACCGACGTGGCTCCTGTCCCTTTTCTGCTTTTCGGAgctgcccgggcaggcaggcTGCTGCCTCCGAGGTCCTGCGCAGATTCCGCGTTTCCAGCGCCCTGATGCAGGTGCAAGGAACGGTCTCCCCTTCACATTGAGTTACGGTTTTGGCCCGGGGCCAGGGCTTTTTGCTGACCGTGCAAGCGAGCACAGGGGAGGAGTAATTTGTCAACAGCGAGTCGCTTGCTGGGGCCTCAGGGCGGTTTTATTGCAGCTTCGCTGCAAATTTAGCTTGGGTGACTGACACCTGGGTCAGCAACGTGGGTTAATATAGCTCCGATGACTTAGCCGGTGTCCTGCGTGCAGAGTAGGTGGGATACCAGGATAGCTGAAGCAAAACCTAAGCTTCCCACTGACTACAAAACGCTGGCATGTACatgtgggggtggtggtggaggatgtttttgggttttggaaaggaacaagaaacaatatttttaagtCTCTCTCAGAAGGGGGAAGCCAGAAAAGGGGAAACCTGGGAAGGATAACCATCAAAAGCAAAACATAGCGGAGCCTGGGAATCCCAGCTCTCATCTTCCCTCTGTTTTCGTGTCTCGGCCACCACAGGAGACCGAGGGGGAGCCAGGATCACCCGGGCTTTGGGACGGCTCGTCACAGCCCCGGCGGCTCAGACTCAGGGGAGGCTGGTGACAACCACATCCCCCACGTCTCCTCCGGTCCGGAGGGAGGGAAGCTGGGAAGCCCTGGCTTGAGCCCCAAGCTCGTGGGGCTCCCAGGCTGGCTGACTTGTGGCCAGAGCCGAGAGGCGGTTTTGGCCGCACGTCAGCCCCGCTGAAGCCGACGGAGGTCCCGGAGCCTTCGGCGTGGAGGGATTCCCCACGCCGGGCTGGCTGGCACCCCAGCAGGTACCACCGGTGGCCTGCCTGGCGTTTGTTTCTCGGGAATTCGCTCAAACCACAGTGTTTCCACGGGTCGTTTGGTTGCAGCGGACCCGGCGGGAAAAAAGCTGCAAGGAATCGGTGCTCGGTGAGACGAGCCCTCGACCCCTGGCGTTTGCTGATCTGCTGGCCGAGCCGGCGTTTCTCTTGGGTTTTGTACAGCCTTAGAAGAGCGAGGCAGCCTGCATCAAAATCACTGTCGTAATTTGGCAAGAAGGGGTGTATATCAGGCAGGGGATTTGGGGCGACATCTATAAATGTGCCCAAGTTAATTCTGTAACACGGGCATCCAGCGACAGAAAGGCTCTTTTCTTGCTTGAAAGCTGAGAGAAGTGAAAACAAGTGTCTAAGGCGCTCGCATTTTCAGAAGGACCGAGGTCATTTCATGCCAGAGAGCACAAGGCCTAATGCAGCTATTGCTGCCGTATTCCTCCACAATAAGGGCACTTGATCTTTATATACTAACATACATCAGAGTCACGCATACCTAAAAATCTTcactgaaagcaagagaaaaacccACCATACCAGCTTGGGAGCGGATAGGACATTATTCTCCCAAGGAGATTGCTTTTAAACCAAAATAGGAAAATTCCAAAAACTGGAATAGGTTTTTGTGGTTGAAGAGCTGCAACTTAAGCACTAGATTTGATGCTAGACCCTTTTAGAAAAGGAATATCTTTTCATGTGCATTTAATaagccaattatttttttttttttcaaatgcttttttgtcCCAAGCCTGtggagctgcagttgctgtttgtTGAAATACCTCATGGTAGGCCATATGACTGTCAGTCTTCCATCTCCAAATTAGCAATGGCATTACATAAAACGTTTTCTCAGTAAAGCTTTTTATTGTGTGTGTGCAGAGTCATGACAAGATGTTTTTAGTTTGTAGTTAAGTGACACCGTATGTCATGTTCTCTTAATGACTCTGTGAAGTAGGTGGGACCCCAGCAGCAGTTACAACAACTATCTCGCGATGTTGAGAAATAGTTTGAGAGCGTTACAGTGAATGCCAGCgtaggaaagaaaaggcagggtCGTACACGCAAGTTCTCTGATCTCCAGCCTGTTTCTTTGTGTGGGTAACCGTCTCGTTCCCACACGCGTGCGCAGGATCAATGCTGCACTGCAGCAGCTTGCTGAGGAACTCCAGGAGAGGCATGGAGTATCTTTTTAAGTATTGCGAGTACTTACGGACTTAATTCTTTTCGTTTGCGTATTGTCTGCAAAAAACAACTGCAGCCTATCGGGTTGCAGGGATGGTCGCACAAGTCATATGCAgcttggaaaacaaaattttcGCGTTGCGAGTCTTCACCCGTGACCGGGGGATCTGGCGGCCGAGCGAGGGCCGGGTTGGCCGCATCACCTAACGCCGGCCGGGAAGCCGGCTCGACACTCAATGTATCTTTTGCCTTCCCCTTGCAGGTTATTTTGACGCCCATTCCCTGGCCATGGATTTCATGAGCATTGGTTTCCGGGAGTGCTTGACAGAAGTCGCAAGGTACCTGACGTCGGTGGAGGGTCTCGACACGTCCGACCCCCTGCGCGTTCGACTCGTCTCCCACCTGAGCACCTGCGCCTCTCAGAGGGAAGCCGCCGCCATGACCTCCTCCAtggcccaccaccaccaccatcaccccttgCACCCCCACCACTGGGCGGCCGCCTTCCACCACCTCCCggcggctctgctgcagccaaACGGACTCCACGCCTCCGACGCCGCCCCGTGCAGACTCTCCTCCGACGTCCCCCCCCCACGGCTCCGCGCTGCTCACCGCCACCTTCGCCCACGCCGACGCCGCTCTCAGAGTCCCCTCCGCCGGCAGCGTCGCTCCCTGCGTCCCTCCTCTCTCTACCTCCCTCTTGTCCCTCTCGGCTACCGttcacgccgccgccgccgccgctacgGCTGCTGCCCAGAGCTTCCCCCTCTCCTTCACCGGCACCTTCCCCATGCTTCCCCccagcgcggccgccgccgccgccgtggccGCGGCGACGGCCATCACCCCTCCGTTGGCTGTATCGGCCACCGCCAGCCCTCAGCAGGCTGGCAGCGGGGGTGGCAATAAACCCTACCGACCCTGGGGGACCGAAGTCGGAGCCTTTTAGgtgctccccctctcccttcccggcctggctccctcctctccctcaacAGACGCGCCCGCGAGTGCACTCGCACCCCCACGTGCCCACAGCCGCCCACCCACGAGCCCCCAGGACTCGGCCTGTTCCtcctgctcggcccggccagaGGGCCCGAGCAGTGCCGGCAAGTCTACCAAGGAATGTCACTGCTCTCCTCCTCGTTCCAGGCATCGGAGAGGACACGGGGCGATaccttcttctttttcattttcttctcctttttcttcttctacttcttcttcttcttcttctacttcttttcttgttctccttctccttcttctccttctacttcttcttcttctactacttctcattcttctctttctcctccttctccttcttctacTTCTTCTATTTCTTCTACTTCTTCTTCTCCTCAGTTTGTTTTGCTGGAGGCACCTTGAGGGAGCAGCGGTGGCTTTTGTAACAGCGCGACCGTATCGGCACGTAGAGGTTTCCTGGGAAATACGTAGAAATACGTAGACACTAGAACTAATAATTCTCCAGCTATGCATCCGTGTTTGACAGAGAGGCGAGGGATCGCACCTACTGGGTCTCCCCAGGCTAGAAAAAGAGTTCGAGTTTCATAAGTGCCTGaccttgaaaaaataataaataaattaaaaaaatatatatatgtgtgttctGCTAAAACAAATAACATTGCACAGGTATGGAAATGGTATGGGAGAGAGACGAAATCCTGCATTCAACTTCAGAACTGGGATACCTTTCCAGGGAAGAGCATGCTCTTGAAGGGGAGAGGGTTTTTTAGCCAAAAGATTGCCGAGGAAGAATGTTCAATTTGACAGGCCTAGTTCTCGCTTCCTTAGTTCACTTTCTTTGTACAGACTTGCCAGATTGTGACATCTAGCATAGCGTTGGTAAAAGCAATTATCTTATCAGTGCTGGGATTAATGAACGTTTCAGCACTGTCTGTGAGCCTTGAGGCACCCTTTTTTATGGCTTAAATATGGTGCTAGCTCCTATCTGCACAAACAGTGAATTTGTCATGCACCCAGAAGTAACCACCGATTTAAAGTGTGCACACAGTCAATTCATGCCAATACAAGAGACTCAGTGTTCTAAGAGCTCAAATTAACTTATTTAGCTGTATTTGGACATCTACTTTTAGCCAATTCTGTGCAAGATCCCTCTTCACTATCAACTTCTGGGACAACGATCACTCTGGGTATGAATGAAGTTATGGTAGGGACAATTTTTTAATTGGCTATTAACACGCCAACATTGTAATGTGGGTTTGATTCCAAACCAAAATGAATGTATTAACGGGGATGTGAGTAAATTATTTTGTCAATACCCAGACAACTAGTGCTGCATAAaatggtttgctttcattttttattccgGTGACTTAAAATAACCTAAGTATTTTAATACATCCAGTCAAGAACTAGagattttatgtaaaaaaaaaataaaaaataaaaataaaacacagcatgTATTATTATGCACTTGATTTCTCTGCTGTGTGGAGAAAGCAATAAGCATCGAGAATGTTAAACATTAtgcaaaatatactttaaaatatttgttttaaaaatactgtacctAGTCGGTCTTTTATGCATTACTTTGTTAACCTTTTTTCTATGCAAAAGTCTTTACATATCACTAATTAAACGAAGTCCTTTTTGACTGCGTTTTATGGATGATTTGTTGCAGTTTTTGTTTGCTCTTGAGGAATACTTGTGGGCTCAGAGTTAGTTTCTGCCACTGGTAACGAGCCTGTCGGCTGCTCCGTCCTTTCCAGCTCCCCTTGCTCAGCCAGGAAGCCCGTCTCGTACAGCGTGCTCTGAAATAGGCAGAAAAAAGCAGTCGGTAAAGCAGCATCGGTTTTCAGGCT
The window above is part of the Accipiter gentilis chromosome 15, bAccGen1.1, whole genome shotgun sequence genome. Proteins encoded here:
- the HEY2 gene encoding LOW QUALITY PROTEIN: hairy/enhancer-of-split related with YRPW motif protein 2 (The sequence of the model RefSeq protein was modified relative to this genomic sequence to represent the inferred CDS: inserted 2 bases in 1 codon), translated to MKRPCEETTSDSDMDETIDVGSENNYSGQSNSSVIRSNSPTTTSQIMARKKRRGIIEKRRRDRINNSLSELRRLVPTAFEKQGSAKLEKAEILQMTVDHLKMLQATGGKGYFDAHSLAMDFMSIGFRECLTEVARYLTSVEGLDTSDPLRVRLVSHLSTCASQREAAAMTSSMAHHHHHHPLHPHHWAAAFHHLPAALLQPNGLHASDAAPCRLSSDVPPXHGSALLTATFAHADAALRVPSAGSVAPCVPPLSTSLLSLSATVHAAAAAATAAAQSFPLSFTGTFPMLPPSAAAAAAVAAATAITPPLAVSATASPQQAGSGGGNKPYRPWGTEVGAF